In a single window of the Nocardioides sp. L-11A genome:
- the ruvX gene encoding Holliday junction resolvase RuvX: MRHGVRLGVDPGDARIGVARSDPSGILATPVETVRRGRGDLRRIHQIQKAEDAVEIVVGLPRSLAGGEGPAAAKTREFAARLARRVAPVPVRLVDERLTTVTAEAMLRDQRKGAKRRAVVDQVAAVVILQQALDAERATDTPPGELVTPPPTDEETHD; encoded by the coding sequence ATGAGGCACGGCGTCCGTCTCGGCGTCGACCCGGGCGACGCCCGGATCGGCGTCGCCCGCAGCGACCCGTCCGGGATCCTCGCCACGCCTGTCGAGACCGTGCGGCGCGGTAGGGGCGACCTGCGCCGGATCCACCAGATCCAGAAGGCCGAGGACGCCGTCGAGATCGTCGTCGGCCTCCCACGCTCGCTCGCCGGCGGCGAGGGACCGGCCGCGGCCAAGACCCGTGAGTTCGCCGCCCGGCTGGCCCGGCGCGTGGCGCCGGTCCCGGTGCGGCTGGTCGACGAACGGCTCACCACGGTGACCGCGGAGGCTATGCTGCGCGACCAGCGCAAGGGCGCGAAGCGACGCGCTGTGGTCGACCAGGTCGCGGCCGTCGTCATCCTGCAGCAGGCGCTCGATGCCGAACGCGCCACCGATACCCCTCCGGGGGAGCTGGTGACGCCGCCCCCCACCGACGAGGAGACCCATGACTGA
- the mltG gene encoding endolytic transglycosylase MltG, which yields MTEQPPTEPVEPAEDLGLLPGTPAGGRRRAAKQRRGGCLPILLVVVLFCGLVAWFARGAISDVKDMFAGPEDFAGPGSGEVTFVIDPGQTVGSMGAELEELGVVASSDAFVDAAAKDQRSTKIQAGTYLLKSEMKAADVVAILVDPANVSTETVTVPEGLRVVDIVDLLAKKTDFTKKALNAALRSPELGLPDYADGNPEGYLFPATYTISPNDTEAGFLKAMVDRWKRAAEDAGLDAAAQRLGYTPHELMTVASLVQVEGKTAEDMAKIARVILNRIENPGTAGQVGRLQIDASVDYALGRKLTVGLTQAERENTDSPYNTFRVTGLPPGPISAPGDDAITAAMNPPEGDWYYYVTVNLRTGETKFATSYDEFLTYTGELRDYCANESEGAC from the coding sequence ATGACTGAGCAGCCGCCGACGGAGCCCGTCGAGCCCGCTGAGGACCTCGGGCTGCTCCCCGGCACGCCGGCGGGCGGACGCCGGCGCGCGGCCAAGCAGCGGCGCGGCGGCTGCCTGCCGATCCTGCTCGTGGTGGTGCTCTTCTGCGGCCTGGTCGCCTGGTTCGCCCGCGGCGCGATCTCCGACGTCAAGGACATGTTCGCCGGGCCGGAGGACTTCGCCGGGCCGGGCAGCGGGGAGGTCACCTTCGTGATCGACCCCGGCCAGACGGTCGGCTCGATGGGTGCCGAGCTCGAGGAGCTCGGTGTGGTCGCCTCCAGCGACGCCTTCGTCGACGCCGCGGCCAAGGACCAACGGTCGACGAAGATCCAGGCCGGCACCTACCTCCTCAAGAGCGAGATGAAGGCGGCCGACGTCGTCGCCATCCTCGTCGACCCGGCGAACGTCTCGACCGAGACGGTCACCGTCCCCGAGGGGCTGCGTGTCGTCGACATCGTCGACCTGCTCGCGAAGAAGACCGACTTCACCAAGAAGGCGTTGAACGCCGCGCTGCGTAGCCCGGAGCTCGGCCTGCCCGACTACGCCGACGGCAATCCCGAGGGCTACCTGTTCCCCGCGACCTACACGATCAGCCCCAACGACACCGAGGCCGGCTTCCTCAAGGCCATGGTCGACCGATGGAAGCGGGCCGCCGAGGACGCCGGGCTCGACGCGGCCGCCCAGCGGCTCGGCTACACCCCCCACGAGCTGATGACCGTCGCCTCGCTGGTGCAGGTGGAGGGCAAGACGGCCGAGGACATGGCGAAGATCGCCCGGGTGATCCTCAACCGGATCGAGAACCCCGGCACCGCCGGACAGGTCGGCCGGCTGCAGATCGACGCCTCGGTCGACTACGCGCTCGGCCGCAAGCTCACCGTCGGACTGACCCAGGCCGAGCGGGAGAACACCGACTCGCCGTACAACACCTTCCGGGTCACCGGGCTGCCGCCGGGGCCGATCAGCGCGCCCGGTGACGACGCGATCACCGCGGCCATGAACCCGCCGGAGGGCGACTGGTACTACTACGTCACCGTCAACCTGCGCACCGGCGAGACGAAGTTCGCGACCAGCTACGACGAGTTCCTCACCTACACCGGCGAGCTGCGCGACTACTGCGCCAACGAGTCCGAGGGCGCCTGCTAG
- a CDS encoding shikimate dehydrogenase encodes MVAEGGPIRCAVVGDPVAHSLSPTLHRAGYAALGLTAAYDAIRVPAGGLAGFVAGLGPEWRGLSVTAPLKREALALAEEVSDLARLAGGANTLVRTAGGWSADNTDVPGASAAVRERFAGTPATATILGGGATAASVGLALADLGVGRITVAARNPGNATEAVAAVRRHPAAPEVRVLALDVTEHTGGVLVSTIPAAAQTAELVARVLPAEVVFEVTYNEWPTPLVEAALRTDIPVVSGLDLLVHQAVLQFAMFTGHDGPLDAMRSAGEAAQAAR; translated from the coding sequence GTGGTCGCCGAGGGTGGGCCGATCCGCTGCGCCGTGGTCGGCGACCCGGTGGCGCACTCGCTCTCGCCGACCCTGCACCGCGCGGGGTACGCCGCGCTCGGCCTCACCGCGGCGTACGACGCGATCCGGGTGCCGGCCGGTGGGCTGGCCGGGTTCGTGGCCGGGCTCGGTCCGGAGTGGCGGGGGCTGTCGGTCACCGCTCCGCTCAAGCGGGAGGCACTGGCCCTGGCCGAGGAGGTGTCCGACCTGGCCCGGCTGGCCGGCGGTGCCAACACCCTGGTCCGGACCGCCGGCGGCTGGTCGGCCGACAACACCGACGTACCGGGTGCGTCGGCCGCCGTCCGCGAACGCTTCGCCGGCACCCCGGCCACGGCCACGATCCTCGGCGGCGGCGCGACCGCTGCCAGCGTCGGGCTCGCCCTGGCCGACCTCGGCGTCGGCCGGATCACCGTCGCCGCACGCAACCCGGGCAACGCCACGGAGGCGGTCGCCGCCGTCCGACGCCACCCGGCCGCGCCCGAGGTCCGCGTCCTCGCCCTCGACGTGACGGAGCACACCGGCGGAGTACTGGTCTCGACGATCCCCGCCGCCGCCCAGACGGCCGAGCTGGTCGCGCGGGTGCTGCCCGCCGAGGTCGTGTTCGAGGTGACCTACAACGAGTGGCCGACACCGCTGGTCGAGGCGGCACTGCGCACGGACATCCCGGTGGTCTCCGGACTCGACCTGCTGGTGCACCAGGCGGTGCTCCAGTTCGCCATGTTCACTGGTCATGACGGACCACTCGACGCCATGCGCTCGGCGGGCGAAGCCGCGCAGGCCGCCCGGTAG
- a CDS encoding A24 family peptidase has product MHAVPALVCALVGALAGLLVPWLIAQCPEPEHDPSENPEDYPDHVPFAQVAARTGLRLRSAAACALAAGVLGLALGWNWGLFWLLALVPVCCALTIIDYVTWYLPSRLIRPAWLVSGGLVAAVAVVVSDPWVAGWGLIGFLALGGYYGLMRLVSPRAMAGGDVRLGALLGIAIGPYGAGVLLVSVLAAAVLGVVAMVPMRRSGTMIRRRVPYGPFLVLGALVAVVVGQVLGG; this is encoded by the coding sequence ATGCACGCCGTCCCCGCGCTGGTCTGCGCCCTCGTCGGCGCGCTCGCCGGACTCCTCGTCCCCTGGCTGATCGCGCAGTGTCCCGAGCCCGAGCACGATCCGTCCGAGAACCCCGAGGACTACCCCGACCACGTGCCCTTCGCACAGGTGGCCGCCCGCACCGGACTGCGCCTGCGCTCCGCCGCCGCGTGCGCGCTCGCCGCTGGTGTCCTCGGCCTGGCGCTGGGGTGGAACTGGGGTCTGTTCTGGCTGCTGGCCCTCGTCCCGGTCTGCTGCGCGCTGACGATCATCGACTACGTCACCTGGTACCTGCCCTCCCGCCTGATCCGGCCGGCCTGGCTGGTCAGCGGCGGGCTGGTCGCGGCGGTGGCCGTGGTGGTCAGCGACCCGTGGGTCGCCGGGTGGGGACTGATCGGATTCCTGGCGCTCGGTGGCTACTACGGTCTGATGCGCCTGGTCAGCCCGCGGGCCATGGCCGGCGGCGACGTCCGGCTGGGCGCGCTGCTCGGCATCGCGATCGGGCCGTACGGCGCGGGGGTGCTCCTCGTGTCCGTGCTGGCCGCCGCCGTGCTGGGCGTGGTGGCCATGGTGCCGATGCGGCGCAGCGGCACCATGATCCGGCGCCGGGTGCCGTACGGTCCCTTCCTCGTGCTCGGCGCACTGGTCGCCGTCGTCGTGGGACAGGTCCTCGGCGGCTGA
- the aroC gene encoding chorismate synthase codes for MLRWLTAGESHGPSLVAILEGLPAHVEVTTDDISDSLARRRLGYGRGARMKFEADEVTITGGVRHGRTQGGPVAIQVGNTEWPKWETVMSADPVDPAILESQARNAALTRPRPGHADLAGMQKYDFADARPILERASARETAARVALGRVASNFVEQATGARIVSHVLEIGGVRTPSAELPAPDDVERLDADPVRCLDADGSKLMVERIDQAHKDGDTLGGVVEVVVHGLPPGLGSHVHWDRRLDARLAGALMGIQAIKGVEVGDGFELAATPGSLAHDEIVPTEDGLRRVSGRSGGTEGGMTTGEILRVRAAMKPIATVPRALRTVDLATGEEAVAHHQRSDVCAVPAAGIVAEAMVALVLAQAVLEKFGGDSVQETRRNVQSYLDTLRFK; via the coding sequence ATGTTGCGCTGGCTGACTGCGGGGGAGTCCCACGGCCCCTCCCTGGTCGCGATCCTCGAGGGCCTGCCGGCCCACGTCGAGGTCACGACCGACGACATCTCCGACTCGCTCGCCCGTCGTCGCCTCGGCTACGGCCGGGGCGCCCGGATGAAGTTCGAGGCCGACGAGGTCACCATCACCGGCGGCGTCCGGCACGGGCGTACGCAGGGTGGGCCGGTCGCGATCCAGGTCGGCAACACCGAGTGGCCCAAGTGGGAGACGGTGATGTCGGCCGACCCGGTCGACCCCGCGATCCTCGAGAGCCAGGCCCGCAACGCCGCGCTGACCCGTCCGCGCCCGGGCCACGCCGACCTCGCGGGCATGCAGAAGTACGACTTCGCCGACGCCCGCCCGATCCTCGAACGCGCCTCCGCGCGCGAGACCGCCGCGCGGGTCGCCCTGGGCCGCGTCGCGAGCAACTTCGTCGAACAGGCGACCGGTGCCCGGATCGTGAGCCACGTGCTCGAGATCGGCGGCGTGCGCACTCCGTCGGCCGAGCTGCCGGCCCCGGACGACGTCGAGCGCCTCGACGCCGACCCGGTGCGCTGCCTCGACGCCGACGGCTCGAAGCTCATGGTCGAGCGGATCGACCAGGCCCACAAGGACGGCGACACCCTCGGCGGCGTCGTCGAGGTCGTCGTCCACGGCCTGCCGCCGGGCCTCGGCTCCCACGTGCACTGGGACCGGCGCCTCGACGCGCGCCTGGCCGGCGCGCTGATGGGCATCCAGGCGATCAAGGGCGTCGAGGTCGGCGACGGCTTCGAGCTGGCCGCCACGCCCGGCTCACTCGCGCACGACGAGATCGTCCCGACCGAGGACGGCCTGCGCCGGGTCTCGGGCCGCTCCGGCGGCACCGAGGGCGGGATGACCACCGGCGAGATCCTGCGGGTGCGCGCCGCGATGAAGCCGATCGCCACGGTTCCGCGGGCGTTGCGCACCGTCGACCTGGCCACCGGCGAGGAGGCCGTCGCCCACCACCAGCGCTCCGACGTGTGCGCCGTGCCGGCGGCCGGCATCGTTGCCGAGGCGATGGTCGCGCTCGTCCTGGCCCAGGCCGTGCTGGAGAAGTTCGGCGGCGACTCCGTCCAGGAGACCCGGCGCAACGTGCAGTCGTACCTCGACACGCTCCGGTTCAAGTGA
- a CDS encoding shikimate kinase: MGAGKTTVGRRVAAALGVGFADSDELVEEQAGKSVQDIFVEDGETAFRALEHATVARALGEHDGVLSLGGGAVLDPATRALLAPHPVVFLRVGLADAVKRVGLGTGRPLLLGNVRARVKQLLDERTPVYESLARITVETDGREPAAIAAEIVTALEGDRA; this comes from the coding sequence ATGGGCGCCGGGAAGACGACCGTGGGCCGGCGGGTCGCGGCCGCGCTCGGCGTCGGGTTCGCCGACAGCGACGAGCTCGTCGAGGAGCAGGCGGGCAAATCGGTCCAGGACATCTTCGTCGAGGACGGCGAGACGGCCTTCCGCGCGCTCGAGCACGCCACCGTCGCCCGCGCGCTCGGCGAGCACGACGGCGTGCTGTCCCTGGGCGGCGGAGCCGTCCTGGACCCGGCGACGCGGGCACTGCTCGCGCCCCACCCGGTCGTGTTCCTCCGGGTCGGCCTGGCCGACGCCGTCAAGCGGGTCGGCCTCGGCACCGGTCGCCCACTGCTGCTCGGCAACGTGCGGGCGCGGGTCAAGCAGCTCCTCGACGAGCGCACCCCGGTCTATGAGAGCCTCGCCCGGATCACCGTCGAGACCGACGGCCGCGAGCCTGCGGCCATCGCCGCCGAGATCGTCACCGCCCTCGAGGGAGACCGCGCATGA
- the aroB gene encoding 3-dehydroquinate synthase, whose protein sequence is MSAPNDSADSTAVSTVDSTVLRVATAAPYDVVVGHGVLDRLRGLLPAGVQRVAIITPESLEDLLEPFADLLEGLDVIVLQVPDGEEAKNWEVAAACWESLGEEGFTRSDAVVTLGGGATTDLGGFVAATWLRGVAVVHIPTTVLAMVDAAVGGKTGINTPAGKNLVGSFHEPAGVLCDLALLATLPRAEIVAGLGEVVKCGFIADPRILELVETAEPAALTADSPVLRELVERAIRVKADVVAGDLKETGGADGHPGREVLNYGHTLAHAIEKATDYSVRHGEAVAVGCVYVAELAARAGGLSPELVARHRAAFDRVGLPTSLSGWSGVDFDTLLAAMRVDKKARGNQLRFVVLEDLARPVVLAGPSETDLRAAYTALSGRAGS, encoded by the coding sequence ATGAGCGCACCGAACGACAGCGCCGACAGCACCGCAGTCAGCACCGTAGACAGCACCGTACTGCGGGTGGCCACCGCGGCGCCGTACGACGTCGTGGTCGGTCACGGCGTGCTCGACCGCCTCCGCGGGCTGCTGCCGGCCGGCGTGCAGCGCGTCGCGATCATCACGCCGGAGTCGTTGGAGGACCTGCTCGAGCCGTTCGCGGACCTGCTGGAGGGCCTCGACGTCATCGTGCTGCAGGTCCCCGACGGCGAGGAGGCGAAGAACTGGGAGGTCGCCGCGGCCTGCTGGGAGTCGCTCGGTGAGGAGGGGTTCACCCGTTCCGACGCCGTCGTGACTCTCGGTGGCGGCGCGACCACCGACCTCGGCGGCTTCGTGGCCGCCACCTGGCTGCGGGGAGTCGCGGTCGTCCACATCCCGACCACCGTCCTCGCGATGGTCGACGCGGCGGTCGGGGGCAAGACCGGCATCAACACCCCTGCCGGCAAGAACCTGGTCGGCTCCTTCCACGAGCCGGCCGGCGTCCTGTGCGACCTCGCACTGCTCGCCACCCTGCCCCGGGCCGAGATCGTCGCCGGGCTCGGAGAGGTCGTGAAGTGTGGATTCATCGCCGACCCGCGGATCCTCGAGCTCGTCGAGACAGCGGAGCCGGCCGCGCTCACGGCGGACTCGCCCGTGCTGCGGGAGCTGGTGGAGCGGGCGATCCGGGTGAAGGCCGACGTCGTCGCCGGTGACCTCAAGGAGACCGGGGGAGCCGACGGGCACCCCGGCCGTGAGGTGCTCAACTACGGCCACACCCTGGCCCACGCCATCGAGAAGGCCACTGACTACTCCGTCCGCCACGGTGAGGCCGTCGCGGTGGGTTGCGTGTACGTCGCCGAGCTGGCCGCACGCGCCGGAGGGCTGTCGCCCGAGCTGGTCGCGCGTCATCGCGCGGCGTTCGACCGGGTCGGACTGCCCACCTCGCTGTCGGGCTGGTCGGGCGTCGACTTCGACACCCTGCTCGCCGCGATGCGGGTCGACAAGAAGGCTCGCGGCAACCAGCTCCGGTTCGTCGTCCTGGAGGACCTGGCCCGTCCCGTCGTGCTGGCCGGGCCGTCCGAAACGGATCTGCGCGCGGCGTACACGGCGCTGTCGGGTCGGGCAGGATCCTGA
- a CDS encoding type II 3-dehydroquinate dehydratase — MGKPDVYVLNGPNLGRLGRRQPEIYGSTTHLDLQDRLMPAWGREFGLKIHFSQTNHEGQLLDWLNDAADRAWPVVLNAGAWTHYSYALYDACAQLTAPLVEVHISAPSKRPEQFRHTSVVTPHAAKVIEGQGIDGYRQALEFIAARGAH; from the coding sequence ATGGGGAAGCCGGATGTCTACGTCCTCAACGGGCCCAACCTCGGCCGTCTGGGCCGGCGGCAGCCTGAGATCTACGGCAGCACCACCCACCTCGACCTGCAGGACCGCCTGATGCCGGCGTGGGGCAGGGAGTTCGGCCTCAAGATCCACTTCTCCCAGACCAACCACGAGGGTCAGCTGCTCGACTGGCTCAACGACGCGGCCGACCGCGCCTGGCCGGTCGTGCTGAACGCCGGTGCCTGGACCCACTACTCGTACGCGCTCTACGACGCCTGCGCCCAGCTCACCGCACCCCTCGTCGAGGTCCACATCAGCGCGCCGTCGAAGCGCCCGGAGCAGTTCCGGCACACCTCGGTGGTCACGCCACACGCGGCGAAGGTGATCGAGGGCCAGGGCATCGACGGGTACCGGCAGGCGCTCGAATTCATCGCAGCCCGCGGCGCGCACTAG
- the efp gene encoding elongation factor P has product MATTNDLKNGMVLNLEGQLWQVVEFQHVKPGKGPAFVRTKLKHVESGKNVDKTFNAGTKVETATVDRRSFQYLYNDGTNFVFMDVQDYDQVEVDPAIVGDAAGFLLENQDVILATNEGRVLFIEMPASVELVVSYTEPGVVGDSATGRTKPATLETGAEIQVPLFIEQGEKIKVDTREGGSYLSRVKG; this is encoded by the coding sequence ATGGCAACGACGAACGACCTCAAGAACGGCATGGTTCTCAACCTGGAGGGCCAGCTCTGGCAGGTGGTGGAGTTCCAGCACGTGAAGCCGGGCAAGGGTCCCGCGTTCGTCCGCACCAAGCTCAAGCACGTCGAGTCCGGCAAGAACGTCGACAAGACCTTCAACGCCGGCACCAAGGTCGAGACCGCCACGGTCGACCGCCGCTCGTTCCAGTACCTCTACAACGACGGCACCAACTTCGTCTTCATGGACGTCCAGGACTACGACCAGGTCGAGGTCGACCCGGCGATCGTCGGCGACGCCGCCGGCTTCCTCCTGGAGAACCAGGACGTCATCCTGGCCACGAACGAGGGCCGCGTCCTCTTCATCGAGATGCCCGCCTCGGTCGAGCTGGTCGTCTCCTACACCGAGCCCGGTGTCGTCGGCGACTCCGCCACCGGTCGCACCAAGCCGGCCACGCTCGAGACCGGCGCCGAGATCCAGGTCCCGCTGTTCATCGAGCAGGGCGAGAAGATCAAGGTCGACACCCGCGAGGGCGGCTCGTACCTCTCCCGTGTGAAGGGCTGA
- the nusB gene encoding transcription antitermination factor NusB: protein MGARTKARKRALDVLYAADLRGETGAEALERVSAEGEAPANPYTAVIVRGVSERRARIDEVLEEFSTDWSLARMPAVDRNVLRIGVWELLWADDVPDTVAVTEAMGLVRELSTDDSPAFVNGVLGAIQRKKATLV from the coding sequence GTGGGAGCCCGGACCAAGGCCCGCAAGCGAGCCCTCGACGTCCTCTACGCCGCCGACCTGCGCGGCGAGACGGGCGCCGAGGCGCTGGAGCGGGTCTCCGCCGAGGGCGAGGCCCCGGCGAACCCCTACACCGCCGTGATCGTGCGCGGCGTGAGCGAGCGGCGCGCCCGGATCGACGAGGTGCTCGAGGAGTTCTCCACCGACTGGAGCCTGGCCCGGATGCCCGCCGTCGACCGCAATGTGCTCCGGATCGGCGTCTGGGAGCTGCTGTGGGCCGACGATGTCCCCGACACCGTCGCCGTCACCGAGGCGATGGGCCTGGTCCGCGAGTTGTCGACCGACGACTCGCCGGCGTTCGTGAACGGGGTGCTCGGGGCGATCCAGCGCAAGAAGGCGACACTGGTCTGA